The stretch of DNA gctcaggagttcgagaccaccgagggcaacgtggtgaaaccctgcctctactaaaaacaaacaaaaaaattaaccaggtatggtggcatgcacctgtagtctcagctacttgggaggctgacgcaggagaattgcttaagccccagaggcgaaggttgcagtgagccgagattacgccactgcactccagcttgggctacagagtgagactccgtctcaaaacaaaaacaaaaatgaaaacaaaacaaacaaaacatgacctggaaggaaaatacaaattaaacacTTGCCACCAAAATTTGGATGAAGATACATAATattcttagaattattttttcagcAGAAACAATATGGCATTGGTTCAAAGATATACATTAGATTCCTTCGAAGCAATGTCATGTCATGAAAAGTAGAAAAGCACAAAGGAGATAATCTCTTAAATTCAGTGCTTTTAGATGaagactctttttaaaaagtgaaattatcaTTGTGTTTCTGTAATATTTAGAGAGAAATCCTGTCTGGACTAAAGTAGAATATGTTTTTGAATCCCTTTGAAATAGTGATTAACTTTACACAGAGGGAACCTCAGCCAACTTTCAGATGGCAAAGCTGTAGTAGTCATGACAATCTCgtcatattaaatacatttatatgacCTGAAAAGCACTGATGTCTTGGTATGTGTCTGGGGTCATCTGGGTATTCTGGTTAGAATGGTCCAAACTTAGATAAGAAAATCTCACACAATCGAAGTGATCTTATGGTTCTTTGACATAAGAATACTGACTATATCTCATTCCAGGAGCACAGTGAAAACACAATGCTAAGAAAATGAAGACTTTGTATCTAAAACATGACTTGTTTGTTTGGTaaataacattagaaaaaaagtattttaaaaaaccactttTCCTAAAAAGACAGACTGACCACAGGTTCTGACTAAAAGCTCAAGGTTCAAATTCAACATTAATTATACTCTATGAAATTTCCAATGTTAGATTATACTCTATGAAATTTCCAATGTTAGGCAGAGATTGGGATCATTAACTAGAACAATTCTACAAAGGGCAATATTGCTCTGGTGGGATGGTTAATTCTGCAGAATGGCATTTTATTTAACAGACAGCATGGACTTCATACATATCCATTATCAGTGCCTTGAAAACCAAACAACTTTAAAAGTTAGCAGCAGTTTCTGCAAGtacaaaaatacacatttattacaTAACATATGGTAGTAAAATTTGTCAAGATATATTATACAAACTCAAAGCATTTTAGATAAAGCATCAGTCTAATATATTATAGATTGATGGAGTATAATAAAATGACATATAGTCTGTCTTCAAATCATACAATATAATACTTTACAGCAATATTAACAAACTATTCACATTAAGAATTACAGGAGTATCTAAGGGAACACAGATAGTAGGAATGGTTATTAAAAAACCTCAGCAACTATTTTCTTCTATGCTTCAAATTGGGTGAATGATTTTTTACCTgctaacatgaaaaaaaaaaaaaaggcaatttcttCCAGAAAGACACTCCAAGCCGTTAAGAGCTTCATTCACATCTTGCAGTTCTGACTGACAGTAGTATGCCCTAAGGGAAAGGGGAGTCCCTGCTGACTTTATATATTATACCAAAAAAGATGCATATGGACACTTAGAAGTCTTAATATGTAGGACTGGTTAGTTATAAAGTGAAATCGACTTCACATCTGTGACTCAGATGGCCAGTGTCACGAAGTAGCTCTTTGGATACAGAGTTCTAAAAGATCATTGTAATGGTTAGCGCAAACAGGGCCATGTCCCCAAGAGGTAGGTAGCACCTATAGCTAATACTGAAATAACTTCTTCTatcttagagaaaatattttttcccctaTAACTGAAAATGCAACCTttagaacaaaaaagaaagaacatttgatATGACCATTTTCTGGTGATTAATAAGACAAATAATTTGGAATAAGCTAGCTTGTGAGAGAAAGGTCCATCTGATGGTGAACTAAAGAGTTTAAATAAATGGGCTCAGAGCAACTTCTTATAGGTTAGTAGTTAATGTGAAAGAAGATGCACATCCATTTTTAGTGCCATCCCTGCATACTAGTTGGCAAGGCCTGATAATCTATTCCTAGGTGACGAGATGTACTGCTGCAACCTTTAAGtcaagaaagcagagaaagaaaggtCCATGGATATAAAATAAACCAATGGGGTATAAGCCATGAAACATTTGGGGCAAAAATATGGAACAACGTCTGGAAGCAAAACCCAAAGCAAATGGCTGTCTGAGAAGGCCTGGCAGCCACTTTGTTGGGTATTCTATTGTGGGACTCCTTATAACCGGCCAACCTCAATATTGCTCTCTCAATTGCCaaactacaaaaatcagaaaagggATGATTTATAAGTATGTTTTTCTGGCTGACTGTAATCTAAGAGGCAGGACTGTGCAGAAACATTTCAGCAAAGTGATGCCATGGTTTGATCACATTTTAACAGCATTTGTGTAATTGAGAAAGGACAGTTGTTGTGGTCTTTTCCTCCATATTGAGAGTGAACGCTGTCAGGAGGTCACCTTCTAAATAGAAGAAGTTGCATTTCTGAAGAATGTTCCTAGGCAGAGATACCTTTGAAAGGGTACTGAAATGGGcagccattttcttctttctcctcacaACTCTGTTTCCTGAAGCCTTGCAAAGCACTTCaacatgaatgaaaaaacaaaccgACAAATACAACCAACAAAACTGATATCATGGTACCCATGGCTTTTGAGTCACTCTGTTTTTCTCCACTCTAGCTGTAGCAATGGGCTGGTTCTTGGAATGATTCTGTAAGGACACGTGATTAGTAAGATCCCACAAAAATGGCCACTGGCTTAGATTTAGGGAAAGATTTTATATGATGTTCTTCATTACTGGACACACTTAATGCTTTGATTAGTGGCATTTTTCTTGCCTACTTATTAAAAACATTCCATGGAATGTAGATGGTTTCTCTGTacccttcccctctctcctcaGGCCCCTATTCCTCATTCCTGATATCTTGGTCTTCTCAGGACATCAATCTCACAGACTGTTCCCATAAGTGCTTCCTCTGCAGAAGATGCTTTCTCTAGCCCTCTGTTAGTATCTCTAAAACCACATGACAGGACCAATCCCAACCTTTAATAAGAAAAAGCCTCCCAAACACTTAGGTGACAAAATTTTTAGCATAAAGTATTTGTCAAGTAGTCTCAATAAAGAGAATTATTTCGTTGTCCTAAGTATTAGCAATGATAATCCTTATGCTACCTCTCCCAGGTATCTTATACAAAGGGGTCATAATAATTATTGTCTATTATTATTAACCCAGTTCCTGTTCTTGTGGACATCAGATTCTTACTATGCTTAAATGTCTTTGGTTAAATACCTGTCCTCAATGTCGCAGACCACTGTAGGCCCTGAGTCTGGGCTGGTCGCATCCTCTAGAGTCCAAGAGCTGGCTGAGGCTCTTTCCCAAGGCAGAGAACCAGAAGAGCTCTGACTACCAGGCTCTATTTCCTCATGTGACTTCATGCACAGCTTAAGTCTGCTCTCCACCAGGCTGAATGGAGAGCTACAGTGTCTCTCTGAGTCCTGGAAGGGAGAAGAACTACACCTTTGGGCTGACTGCACAGGGGACAGTCCTTCAGCTGCCCTTAAGGGCAAGTCTTTTTGTTCCTCTTGCAGTGAGTTGGCTTCTGGAACACCAGAAGCATGTGGGGGTGGCTCTAAGGGTCCTTTTGGAGAagctattttctcttcctctggtcTGGctgcctttgctttctttttgaggGACCAGTTTTTCAAACTGGCCACACCATTTCTCAACCATGTGCTGGGATGAAGAGTTACAGAATGCATTTGTGAATGCCACTCCATGGTGTCCTTCTTTGTATAGGCTGGGCGGCTGCAAGCCTGCCCTGATGAGGGACCGGGCATTCCGGAAACATGGCTGGCATTGCTAAAGTCAGGAGAAAGGTCTTCCCGTTTTCTCTGAGCCTGAAAAGTGCAATCTATTGGAGAGGAAGTCTCAGTGGGTGTAAACACAGAGTGTTCAGAAATCTGAGAAAAAGCACTGTCTTGGGAGCTTACTGATGAGCCGGATGGGGAAGTGCCTGGGGAGGATAAGCTGGAATAGCTGGTCCTTGGGCAAAGGTTTAATCTTGGGGGTAAAACCTTCTCAGTGTTTTGGTTTGTGGCACTACTCTTGCCCACCTCAATCCCCATGACTAAACTCTGATTAATGAGCTTCTGCCCCTCCATTTGCAAAGACTTATGCCGTTTGAGATAATCCTCCTCTCCATGCAAGAGACCAGCTTCACAGCTGGttttatgttgtttctttgaATAAATTCCCCTGAGATAGGTCAGCTTGCGGTTCTGGTCTTCTATGTTGGGCTCTGAGCAGCGCCGATGTGTCCTTGGACCCTTGAGGGCATCtgctgtgtgtggtggggagtATCCAGATGTATTCACATCAAAGGGCTGGTTCTTGGAATGATCCTGTGAGGACATAGGACTATAAGATGCCACAGAAATGGCCACTGGCTTAGACTTAGGGAAAAGTTTCACGTGATTTCCTTCACTACCAGACAAGCTTTTCTTCTTAGTGTTTTGAGTAGTGGCATTTTTCTTGCTGACATCAGTGCCTGTGACTAAACTCTGTTTAAAACATGTCTTTCCTTCCTCCTGGAGGGGTTGATTCTGCTTCAGATAGTCTTCATCTTTTTGAGAAAGAATTGCATCACAGCTGGACTTGCGTAGCTTTTTCTGATAAAACTCCCTGAGGTAGGAAAGCTTTGAATCCAGATAGTCGATGCTGGGCTCTGAGCAACGCCGGTGTCGCCTCAGGCTTTTTGCAGCATTTGCTGCAGCTGTGGACAGGTAGCTGGGTGTGCACATGGCAGATGGGGCCCTGGCATGATCCCGCAGTGGGATCTTTGTGTACACTAAAATGTTCACCGGCTTGGATTCAAGAGGCCGTTTCATTTGAACATCTTCATCTTTAGAATGGGCCAAGTCAAAGTCGCTTAGGGTTAAAAGGCCTTCCACCTCGGGCTGGTCAAGATCATAGTCACTGAGGGTTAAGACAGAGTCCATGCTTCTGCTCCCCTGGCCAAGTTTCTTTACCAAGTCACTGCATGGTGCATCAACATCCTCATTTAGCTCATTTTCCAAGCTGTCATAGGAGGAGTCATTCAGTTGAAAGCAAGAAATAtctgtcaaaaaaattaaaccatgATTAACATATTTACTTACCACA from Homo sapiens chromosome 11, GRCh38.p14 Primary Assembly encodes:
- the ARHGAP20 gene encoding rho GTPase-activating protein 20 isoform 4 (isoform 4 is encoded by transcript variant 5); the encoded protein is MKTLAERRRSAPSLILDKALQKRPTTRDSPSASVDTCTFLSSLVCSNRTLLIDGRAELKRGLQRQERHLFLFNDLFVVAKIKYNNNFKIKNKIKLTDMWTASCVDEVGEGNTNAMKSFVLGWPTVNFVATFSSPEQKDKWLSLLQRYINLEKEKDYPKSIPLKIFAKDIGNCAYSKTITVMNSDTANEVINMSLPMLGITGSERDYQLWVNSGKEEAPYPLIGHEYPYGIKMSHLRDSALLTPGSKDSTTPFNLQEPFLMEQLPREMQCQFILKPSRLAAAQQLSDSGHKTFKRRRSIINWAFWRGSSTHLDNLPSSPTSPMPGQLFGISLPNICENDNLPKPVLDMLFFLNQKGPLTKGIFRQSANVKSCRELKEKLNSGVEVHLDCESIFVIASVLKDFLRNIPGSIFSSDLYDHWVSVMDQGNDEEKINTVQRLLDQLPRANVVLLRYLFGVLHNIEQHSSSNQMTAFNLAVCVAPSILWPPASSSPELENEFTKKVSLLIQFLIENCLRIFGEEITSLFREVSVRCDTRENASDISCFQLNDSSYDSLENELNEDVDAPCSDLVKKLGQGSRSMDSVLTLSDYDLDQPEVEGLLTLSDFDLAHSKDEDVQMKRPLESKPVNILVYTKIPLRDHARAPSAMCTPSYLSTAAANAAKSLRRHRRCSEPSIDYLDSKLSYLREFYQKKLRKSSCDAILSQKDEDYLKQNQPLQEEGKTCFKQSLVTGTDVSKKNATTQNTKKKSLSGSEGNHVKLFPKSKPVAISVASYSPMSSQDHSKNQPFDVNTSGYSPPHTADALKGPRTHRRCSEPNIEDQNRKLTYLRGIYSKKQHKTSCEAGLLHGEEDYLKRHKSLQMEGQKLINQSLVMGIEVGKSSATNQNTEKVLPPRLNLCPRTSYSSLSSPGTSPSGSSVSSQDSAFSQISEHSVFTPTETSSPIDCTFQAQRKREDLSPDFSNASHVSGMPGPSSGQACSRPAYTKKDTMEWHSQMHSVTLHPSTWLRNGVASLKNWSLKKKAKAARPEEEKIASPKGPLEPPPHASGVPEANSLQEEQKDLPLRAAEGLSPVQSAQRCSSSPFQDSERHCSSPFSLVESRLKLCMKSHEEIEPGSQSSSGSLPWERASASSWTLEDATSPDSGPTVVCDIEDRYLTKDI
- the ARHGAP20 gene encoding rho GTPase-activating protein 20 isoform 3 (isoform 3 is encoded by transcript variant 3); this encodes MTFWIIINKKMKTLAERRRSAPSLILDKALQKRPTTRDSPSASVDTCTFLSSLVCSNRTLLIDGRAELKRGLQRQERHLFLFNDLFVVAKIKYNNNFKIKNKIKLTDMWTASCVDEVGEGNTNAMKSFVLGWPTVNFVATFSSPEQKDKWLSLLQRYINLEKEKDYPKSIPLKIFAKDIGNCAYSKTITVMNSDTANEVINMSLPMLGITGSERDYQLWVNSGKEEAPYPLIGHEYPYGIKMSHLRDSALLTPGSKDSTTPFNLQEPFLMEQLPREMQCQFILKPSRLAAAQQLSDSGHKTFKRRRSIINWAFWRGSSTHLDNLPSSPTSPMPGQLFGISLPNICENDNLPKPVLDMLFFLNQKGPLTKGIFRQSANVKSCRELKEKLNSGVEVHLDCESIFVIASVLKDFLRNIPGSIFSSDLYDHWVSVMDQGNDEEKINTVQRLLDQLPRANVVLLRYLFGVLHNIEQHSSSNQMTAFNLAVCVAPSILWPPASSSPELENEFTKKVSLLIQFLIENCLRIFGEEITSLFREVSVRCDTRENASDISCFQLNDSSYDSLENELNEDVDAPCSDLVKKLGQGSRSMDSVLTLSDYDLDQPEVEGLLTLSDFDLAHSKDEDVQMKRPLESKPVNILVYTKIPLRDHARAPSAMCTPSYLSTAAANAAKSLRRHRRCSEPSIDYLDSKLSYLREFYQKKLRKSSCDAILSQKDEDYLKQNQPLQEEGKTCFKQSLVTGTDVSKKNATTQNTKKKSLSGSEGNHVKLFPKSKPVAISVASYSPMSSQDHSKNQPFDVNTSGYSPPHTADALKGPRTHRRCSEPNIEDQNRKLTYLRGIYSKKQHKTSCEAGLLHGEEDYLKRHKSLQMEGQKLINQSLVMGIEVGKSSATNQNTEKVLPPRLNLCPRTSYSSLSSPGTSPSGSSVSSQDSAFSQISEHSVFTPTETSSPIDCTFQAQRKREDLSPDFSNASHVSGMPGPSSGQACSRPAYTKKDTMEWHSQMHSVTLHPSTWLRNGVASLKNWSLKKKAKAARPEEEKIASPKGPLEPPPHASGVPEANSLQEEQKDLPLRAAEGLSPVQSAQRCSSSPFQDSERHCSSPFSLVESRLKLCMKSHEEIEPGSQSSSGSLPWERASASSWTLEDATSPDSGPTVVCDIEDRYLTKDI
- the ARHGAP20 gene encoding rho GTPase-activating protein 20 isoform 1 (isoform 1 is encoded by transcript variant 6), encoding MEAMSPQQETLGGQPGRSSSLTGVSRLAGGSCTKKKMKTLAERRRSAPSLILDKALQKRPTTRDSPSASVDTCTFLSSLVCSNRTLLIDGRAELKRGLQRQERHLFLFNDLFVVAKIKYNNNFKIKNKIKLTDMWTASCVDEVGEGNTNAMKSFVLGWPTVNFVATFSSPEQKDKWLSLLQRYINLEKEKDYPKSIPLKIFAKDIGNCAYSKTITVMNSDTANEVINMSLPMLGITGSERDYQLWVNSGKEEAPYPLIGHEYPYGIKMSHLRDSALLTPGSKDSTTPFNLQEPFLMEQLPREMQCQFILKPSRLAAAQQLSDSGHKTFKRRRSIINWAFWRGSSTHLDNLPSSPTSPMPGQLFGISLPNICENDNLPKPVLDMLFFLNQKGPLTKGIFRQSANVKSCRELKEKLNSGVEVHLDCESIFVIASVLKDFLRNIPGSIFSSDLYDHWVSVMDQGNDEEKINTVQRLLDQLPRANVVLLRYLFGVLHNIEQHSSSNQMTAFNLAVCVAPSILWPPASSSPELENEFTKKVSLLIQFLIENCLRIFGEEITSLFREVSVRCDTRENASDISCFQLNDSSYDSLENELNEDVDAPCSDLVKKLGQGSRSMDSVLTLSDYDLDQPEVEGLLTLSDFDLAHSKDEDVQMKRPLESKPVNILVYTKIPLRDHARAPSAMCTPSYLSTAAANAAKSLRRHRRCSEPSIDYLDSKLSYLREFYQKKLRKSSCDAILSQKDEDYLKQNQPLQEEGKTCFKQSLVTGTDVSKKNATTQNTKKKSLSGSEGNHVKLFPKSKPVAISVASYSPMSSQDHSKNQPFDVNTSGYSPPHTADALKGPRTHRRCSEPNIEDQNRKLTYLRGIYSKKQHKTSCEAGLLHGEEDYLKRHKSLQMEGQKLINQSLVMGIEVGKSSATNQNTEKVLPPRLNLCPRTSYSSLSSPGTSPSGSSVSSQDSAFSQISEHSVFTPTETSSPIDCTFQAQRKREDLSPDFSNASHVSGMPGPSSGQACSRPAYTKKDTMEWHSQMHSVTLHPSTWLRNGVASLKNWSLKKKAKAARPEEEKIASPKGPLEPPPHASGVPEANSLQEEQKDLPLRAAEGLSPVQSAQRCSSSPFQDSERHCSSPFSLVESRLKLCMKSHEEIEPGSQSSSGSLPWERASASSWTLEDATSPDSGPTVVCDIEDRYLTKDI
- the ARHGAP20 gene encoding rho GTPase-activating protein 20 isoform 2 (isoform 2 is encoded by transcript variant 2), whose protein sequence is MSARERQPALKKKMKTLAERRRSAPSLILDKALQKRPTTRDSPSASVDTCTFLSSLVCSNRTLLIDGRAELKRGLQRQERHLFLFNDLFVVAKIKYNNNFKIKNKIKLTDMWTASCVDEVGEGNTNAMKSFVLGWPTVNFVATFSSPEQKDKWLSLLQRYINLEKEKDYPKSIPLKIFAKDIGNCAYSKTITVMNSDTANEVINMSLPMLGITGSERDYQLWVNSGKEEAPYPLIGHEYPYGIKMSHLRDSALLTPGSKDSTTPFNLQEPFLMEQLPREMQCQFILKPSRLAAAQQLSDSGHKTFKRRRSIINWAFWRGSSTHLDNLPSSPTSPMPGQLFGISLPNICENDNLPKPVLDMLFFLNQKGPLTKGIFRQSANVKSCRELKEKLNSGVEVHLDCESIFVIASVLKDFLRNIPGSIFSSDLYDHWVSVMDQGNDEEKINTVQRLLDQLPRANVVLLRYLFGVLHNIEQHSSSNQMTAFNLAVCVAPSILWPPASSSPELENEFTKKVSLLIQFLIENCLRIFGEEITSLFREVSVRCDTRENASDISCFQLNDSSYDSLENELNEDVDAPCSDLVKKLGQGSRSMDSVLTLSDYDLDQPEVEGLLTLSDFDLAHSKDEDVQMKRPLESKPVNILVYTKIPLRDHARAPSAMCTPSYLSTAAANAAKSLRRHRRCSEPSIDYLDSKLSYLREFYQKKLRKSSCDAILSQKDEDYLKQNQPLQEEGKTCFKQSLVTGTDVSKKNATTQNTKKKSLSGSEGNHVKLFPKSKPVAISVASYSPMSSQDHSKNQPFDVNTSGYSPPHTADALKGPRTHRRCSEPNIEDQNRKLTYLRGIYSKKQHKTSCEAGLLHGEEDYLKRHKSLQMEGQKLINQSLVMGIEVGKSSATNQNTEKVLPPRLNLCPRTSYSSLSSPGTSPSGSSVSSQDSAFSQISEHSVFTPTETSSPIDCTFQAQRKREDLSPDFSNASHVSGMPGPSSGQACSRPAYTKKDTMEWHSQMHSVTLHPSTWLRNGVASLKNWSLKKKAKAARPEEEKIASPKGPLEPPPHASGVPEANSLQEEQKDLPLRAAEGLSPVQSAQRCSSSPFQDSERHCSSPFSLVESRLKLCMKSHEEIEPGSQSSSGSLPWERASASSWTLEDATSPDSGPTVVCDIEDRYLTKDI
- the ARHGAP20 gene encoding rho GTPase-activating protein 20 isoform X1 is translated as MDQGNDEEKINTVQRLLDQLPRANVVLLRYLFGVLHNIEQHSSSNQMTAFNLAVCVAPSILWPPASSSPELENEFTKKVSLLIQFLIENCLRIFGEEITSLFREVSVRCDTRENASDISCFQLNDSSYDSLENELNEDVDAPCSDLVKKLGQGSRSMDSVLTLSDYDLDQPEVEGLLTLSDFDLAHSKDEDVQMKRPLESKPVNILVYTKIPLRDHARAPSAMCTPSYLSTAAANAAKSLRRHRRCSEPSIDYLDSKLSYLREFYQKKLRKSSCDAILSQKDEDYLKQNQPLQEEGKTCFKQSLVTGTDVSKKNATTQNTKKKSLSGSEGNHVKLFPKSKPVAISVASYSPMSSQDHSKNQPFDVNTSGYSPPHTADALKGPRTHRRCSEPNIEDQNRKLTYLRGIYSKKQHKTSCEAGLLHGEEDYLKRHKSLQMEGQKLINQSLVMGIEVGKSSATNQNTEKVLPPRLNLCPRTSYSSLSSPGTSPSGSSVSSQDSAFSQISEHSVFTPTETSSPIDCTFQAQRKREDLSPDFSNASHVSGMPGPSSGQACSRPAYTKKDTMEWHSQMHSVTLHPSTWLRNGVASLKNWSLKKKAKAARPEEEKIASPKGPLEPPPHASGVPEANSLQEEQKDLPLRAAEGLSPVQSAQRCSSSPFQDSERHCSSPFSLVESRLKLCMKSHEEIEPGSQSSSGSLPWERASASSWTLEDATSPDSGPTVVCDIEDRYLTKDI